One Candidatus Niyogibacteria bacterium genomic region harbors:
- a CDS encoding M23 family metallopeptidase → MDRADAGFFDVLKSIFGAGDSAGQTAALNSQNMPLLMAPNNTDPLAGTGGGDITIVQNSALLSVSGPLGSLADVEVESRKSDQISIYIVREGDNLSSIAKMFGVSVNTIRWANDLTTSTVIKPGQTLIVLPINSIQHTVAKGETLKGIVKKYGGDLNETLAFNEWPAGYEPEVGMIVIVPDGEGEPLVNYGSKTVRGTGGPVYAGYYIRPINGGRISQGLHGLNAKDFATYCGAPIFASARGTVIIARSGGWFSGYGSYAVIAHPNGTQTLYSHMSRIAVTPGWNVVQGQVIGYVGSTGNSTGCHVHLEIRGAAFPNI, encoded by the coding sequence TTGGACAGGGCAGATGCCGGTTTTTTTGATGTTTTGAAAAGTATTTTCGGCGCCGGAGACTCTGCCGGACAGACCGCGGCGTTAAATTCCCAGAATATGCCGCTTCTTATGGCTCCGAATAATACTGACCCTTTGGCCGGAACCGGCGGCGGGGATATTACCATAGTTCAAAACAGCGCCCTACTTTCTGTTTCTGGGCCGTTGGGTAGTTTGGCTGATGTAGAGGTTGAGTCGCGAAAAAGCGATCAAATTTCCATTTATATCGTCCGCGAGGGAGATAATCTTTCAAGTATTGCTAAAATGTTTGGCGTTTCAGTCAATACCATTCGGTGGGCCAACGATCTGACAACTTCAACCGTCATAAAGCCCGGGCAGACCTTAATAGTGTTGCCTATAAATAGCATTCAGCACACGGTGGCTAAAGGTGAAACGCTTAAAGGGATTGTTAAAAAATACGGCGGCGACCTCAATGAGACCCTGGCTTTTAACGAATGGCCGGCCGGTTATGAGCCGGAAGTCGGGATGATTGTTATTGTTCCGGACGGGGAAGGCGAGCCATTGGTAAATTACGGCAGCAAGACAGTTCGGGGCACGGGCGGCCCGGTTTATGCCGGATATTATATCCGTCCGATAAACGGCGGAAGAATATCCCAGGGTTTGCACGGGCTTAATGCCAAGGATTTCGCGACTTACTGTGGCGCCCCGATTTTTGCCTCCGCCCGGGGAACGGTTATCATTGCGCGTTCGGGCGGTTGGTTCAGCGGTTACGGTTCATACGCGGTTATCGCGCATCCGAACGGGACCCAGACGCTCTATTCCCATATGAGCAGGATTGCCGTAACACCCGGATGGAATGTGGTTCAGGGACAGGTGATCGGCTATGTGGGTTCTACCGGCAATTCCACGGGATGCCATGTGCATCTTGAAATCCGGGGAGCCGCGTTTCCCAATATCTAA
- the clpP gene encoding ATP-dependent Clp endopeptidase proteolytic subunit ClpP: MDEEYYNYLIPTVIEKSQFGERAYDIYSRLLKERIVFVSGPIADPIANTVIAQLLFLESQDPKKDISLYINSPGGSVSATLAIYDTMQHIKPDVSTICVGFAASGAAILLAAGAKGKRFSLPNSEIMIHQVIGAAEGQATEIEISARHILRVKEKLNKILAEHTNQPLDKIEKDTDRDFFMDADEAKKYGILDKIVRSKNGK; the protein is encoded by the coding sequence ATGGACGAAGAATACTATAATTATTTAATTCCGACCGTAATTGAAAAATCGCAATTCGGCGAGCGGGCTTACGATATTTATTCCAGACTTTTGAAAGAAAGGATTGTTTTTGTTTCGGGGCCGATTGCCGACCCGATTGCCAATACCGTAATAGCCCAGCTTTTATTTTTGGAATCGCAAGACCCCAAAAAAGATATTTCTCTTTACATAAATTCTCCCGGGGGTTCGGTTTCGGCGACCTTAGCTATTTATGACACTATGCAGCATATTAAGCCGGATGTTTCAACCATCTGCGTCGGATTTGCCGCATCGGGCGCGGCCATTCTTTTAGCCGCGGGCGCCAAAGGCAAGCGTTTTTCCCTGCCAAATTCGGAAATAATGATTCATCAGGTTATAGGCGCGGCCGAAGGGCAGGCGACCGAAATTGAAATATCCGCGCGCCACATTTTGCGAGTCAAAGAAAAGTTAAATAAAATTCTGGCCGAGCATACTAACCAGCCATTGGATAAAATAGAAAAAGACACTGACCGCGACTTTTTTATGGATGCCGATGAAGCCAAAAAATACGGCATTCTGGACAAAATTGTAAGGTCAAAAAACGGAAAATAA
- a CDS encoding polyribonucleotide nucleotidyltransferase, translating into MQGKKYSTDIAGRKLEVEFSDLAAQANGSVLVRYGETTVFATATMAKSPRTGINFFPLSVDYEEKFYAAGQILGSRFVRREGRPSDEAVLNGRLIDRTLRPLFNKKSRNEIHVVIMALSIDGENDPDVPGILAASLAVATSDIPWDGPVSPLRLGIKNNEIIFNPTYAEKEESGLDLVACARNGKINMIEAGAKEIPEEKIMQALKSALPEFAKIEKFQRDIIAEVGKEKMKLEFPEEPAEFLELFTSHIKPRLEDYIYITEKPVRNTRLGELKKEWMDAVQEQFSGLVNEADDLYEKAIDEIVHKNILEREKRPDHRKLNEIRSLYAEIGLLKRNHGSSLFFRGETHILSVTTLGAPGDVQLIEGMETQTKKRFMHHYNFPPFSSGETGRMGSPGRREIGHGALAERALEAVIPPKEIFPYTIRLVSETMSSNGSTSMGSVCASTLSLMDAGVPIKEPVAGIAMGLMMDSDGRFKVLTDIQGPEDHHGDMDFKAAGTKNGITAIQMDVKVDGVTLEMLKKALEDAREARIRIMEVMLKVLPKPRENISPHAPKIITININPDKIRDVVGPGGKTINKIIDETGAEIDIEQTGEIFITGKNQESAERAAEAIRNLTREYEVGEEFMGKVSRIFEFGAMVEIGPKQEGLVHISELAPYRVNKVRDIVNIGDEVPVKIISIDELGRVNLSIKQSSQYREKTK; encoded by the coding sequence ATGCAGGGCAAAAAATACTCAACCGATATAGCCGGACGCAAATTGGAAGTGGAGTTTTCGGATTTGGCTGCCCAGGCTAACGGCTCGGTTCTGGTGCGTTACGGCGAAACCACTGTTTTCGCCACGGCTACAATGGCCAAAAGCCCGCGAACCGGAATAAATTTTTTCCCGCTTTCGGTTGACTACGAAGAAAAATTCTACGCCGCAGGGCAAATTCTGGGTTCCCGCTTTGTTCGCAGAGAGGGCCGGCCGTCTGATGAAGCAGTGCTTAACGGCCGGCTGATTGACCGAACCCTCCGCCCGCTTTTCAATAAAAAATCGCGAAACGAAATACACGTGGTGATTATGGCTCTTTCAATAGACGGCGAAAATGACCCCGATGTTCCCGGAATACTCGCGGCCTCTTTGGCTGTGGCAACCTCGGACATCCCCTGGGACGGTCCGGTCAGCCCGTTAAGACTGGGCATTAAAAACAACGAAATTATTTTCAACCCGACTTACGCCGAAAAAGAAGAATCGGGATTGGATCTTGTCGCCTGTGCCAGAAATGGAAAAATAAATATGATTGAAGCAGGGGCCAAAGAAATTCCTGAAGAAAAAATAATGCAGGCTCTCAAGAGCGCTCTGCCGGAATTCGCGAAAATTGAAAAATTCCAGAGGGATATAATCGCGGAGGTCGGCAAAGAAAAAATGAAACTTGAATTTCCGGAAGAGCCGGCGGAATTTCTGGAACTTTTTACCAGCCACATCAAGCCGCGCCTTGAAGATTACATATATATAACCGAAAAGCCCGTGCGCAACACGCGACTGGGAGAGCTCAAAAAAGAATGGATGGACGCGGTTCAGGAACAATTCAGCGGCCTTGTAAACGAAGCCGACGACCTTTATGAAAAAGCAATTGACGAAATAGTCCATAAAAACATACTTGAACGCGAAAAAAGGCCGGACCACCGCAAACTCAATGAAATACGCTCTTTATACGCCGAGATCGGTTTGCTTAAACGCAATCACGGCTCATCTTTATTTTTCAGAGGGGAAACCCATATCTTATCCGTCACAACGCTCGGAGCTCCCGGAGATGTTCAGCTGATAGAAGGAATGGAAACGCAAACCAAAAAACGCTTTATGCATCATTACAACTTTCCGCCTTTTTCATCCGGTGAAACAGGGAGAATGGGCTCGCCCGGCCGAAGAGAAATCGGACATGGCGCTTTGGCCGAGCGCGCGCTGGAAGCCGTCATTCCTCCAAAAGAAATTTTCCCCTACACCATTCGTCTGGTTTCGGAAACAATGTCTTCAAACGGCTCAACCTCAATGGGATCGGTGTGTGCTTCAACCCTGTCTTTGATGGACGCGGGCGTGCCGATTAAAGAGCCTGTCGCCGGAATTGCCATGGGCTTAATGATGGACAGTGACGGCCGCTTCAAAGTTCTGACCGATATTCAGGGTCCCGAAGACCATCACGGCGATATGGATTTCAAAGCCGCGGGCACTAAAAATGGAATAACCGCGATTCAAATGGACGTCAAAGTGGATGGAGTAACGCTTGAGATGCTTAAAAAAGCCCTTGAAGACGCGAGGGAGGCAAGAATCAGAATAATGGAAGTGATGCTTAAAGTCCTGCCCAAACCGCGCGAAAACATTTCGCCCCACGCTCCGAAAATCATAACCATCAACATAAATCCCGACAAAATAAGAGACGTGGTCGGTCCGGGAGGAAAGACCATAAATAAAATAATTGACGAAACCGGAGCCGAGATAGACATTGAACAGACTGGCGAGATATTCATTACCGGCAAAAATCAGGAATCGGCCGAAAGGGCAGCCGAAGCCATCAGAAATCTGACTCGTGAATACGAAGTGGGCGAGGAATTTATGGGTAAAGTCAGCCGCATATTTGAATTCGGAGCCATGGTTGAAATCGGACCGAAACAGGAAGGACTGGTGCATATTTCGGAGCTCGCGCCGTATCGGGTCAACAAAGTGCGCGATATAGTCAACATCGGCGACGAAGTGCCGGTGAAAATAATCAGCATTGACGAGCTCGGCAGAGTCAATCTTTCAATCAAACAATCTTCCCAATACCGCGAAAAAACAAAATAA
- the rpsO gene encoding 30S ribosomal protein S15 has protein sequence MLAVKTKQKVVEKYKLHEKDTGSSEVQIALLTEEIKRLTQHLKDHPKDIHSRRGLLKMVSKRKSLLDYLSKEDEKRYSNIIKKIGLKK, from the coding sequence ATGTTAGCTGTAAAGACTAAACAAAAAGTGGTGGAAAAATATAAACTGCACGAAAAGGACACCGGGTCTTCGGAGGTCCAAATCGCGCTTTTGACCGAAGAAATAAAACGCCTGACCCAGCATTTAAAAGACCACCCCAAAGATATTCATTCAAGGCGCGGGCTTTTAAAAATGGTCTCAAAGAGAAAATCCCTATTGGACTACCTCTCAAAAGAAGACGAGAAGCGCTATTCAAATATTATTAAAAAAATAGGTTTAAAAAAATAA
- a CDS encoding YifB family Mg chelatase-like AAA ATPase produces the protein MSVKLHAAEIMGLDGEIIDVEVDYSKGLRSFTIVGLADKAVDEAKERISYAIKNIGLKPPHKQNQKVIVSLAPADLKKEGSAFDLAIALGYILASHQAEFETKDKIFLGELALDGTLRPIKGVLALAQKASLAGFKEIYVPKGNGEEAALIENISAREVENLNQVLLHLKGETALEILPKTKLSPQTEAASHDLSDIRGQETAKRALMIAASGNHNILMSGPPGTGKTLLAKALPSILPPLSKEEALEVTAIHSIAGSLDGSFARYRPFRSPHHTASYVAMVGGGVWPRPGEITLAHRGVLFCDEFPEFERRVIESLRQPLEDGIITVARSRGTVRFPARFMLVAAMNPCPCGNLGSKNKMCLCTPSSLFRYQRKVSGPIADRIDLWMEVSNIDHEELSKKDALETSADIRKKVIAARDRQKRRFKKLGLVSNSELGVRNLENFAPLSPDARNILNISAKQMDLSPRAYHRVIKISRTIADLENEDEIKQSHILEALQYRPKSNF, from the coding sequence ATGTCGGTAAAATTGCACGCGGCCGAAATAATGGGACTTGACGGCGAAATAATTGACGTTGAAGTTGATTATTCAAAGGGTTTGCGGTCTTTTACCATTGTCGGGCTTGCGGATAAAGCCGTGGATGAAGCCAAAGAAAGAATATCTTACGCCATTAAAAATATCGGGCTCAAGCCCCCGCACAAACAAAACCAAAAAGTGATCGTGTCACTCGCGCCGGCTGACCTTAAAAAAGAGGGGTCGGCTTTTGATTTGGCCATCGCTCTTGGATATATTCTGGCTTCACATCAAGCCGAATTTGAAACAAAAGATAAAATATTTTTGGGCGAATTGGCTTTAGACGGAACATTGCGTCCGATTAAAGGAGTTCTGGCGCTTGCGCAAAAAGCGTCTTTAGCGGGCTTTAAAGAAATATATGTGCCCAAAGGCAACGGAGAAGAGGCGGCCTTAATTGAAAACATATCCGCGCGGGAAGTCGAAAATCTGAATCAAGTTCTTCTGCATCTTAAAGGAGAAACCGCGCTTGAAATCCTGCCCAAAACAAAACTTTCGCCGCAAACAGAGGCGGCGAGCCACGACCTATCGGACATACGGGGCCAAGAAACCGCAAAACGGGCCTTAATGATTGCCGCCTCCGGCAACCATAATATTTTAATGTCGGGTCCGCCCGGAACCGGCAAGACCCTTCTGGCTAAAGCTCTGCCGTCAATTCTTCCTCCCCTTTCAAAAGAAGAGGCGCTTGAAGTGACCGCCATCCACAGCATTGCCGGCTCTCTTGACGGCTCTTTTGCCAGATACAGGCCCTTCAGGTCTCCCCATCATACCGCGTCTTATGTCGCTATGGTCGGCGGGGGCGTGTGGCCAAGACCGGGCGAAATAACGCTGGCCCATCGCGGAGTGCTGTTTTGCGACGAGTTTCCCGAGTTTGAACGCCGAGTCATTGAATCGCTTCGCCAACCGCTTGAAGACGGAATAATAACCGTTGCCCGCTCCAGGGGCACTGTTAGGTTTCCTGCCAGATTCATGCTGGTCGCGGCAATGAACCCGTGCCCCTGCGGAAATCTCGGCTCCAAAAACAAAATGTGTCTTTGCACCCCCTCTTCGCTTTTCCGCTATCAAAGAAAGGTTTCCGGACCCATAGCCGACCGTATTGATCTCTGGATGGAGGTTTCTAACATTGACCATGAAGAACTTTCAAAAAAAGACGCGCTGGAAACATCGGCTGATATACGTAAAAAAGTAATCGCCGCGCGCGACCGCCAGAAGCGCAGATTCAAAAAGCTGGGCCTAGTTTCCAATAGCGAACTGGGGGTGCGCAACCTTGAAAATTTCGCGCCCCTATCGCCCGATGCCAGAAACATCCTTAATATTTCGGCTAAACAAATGGATTTATCGCCAAGAGCTTATCATCGGGTGATAAAAATAAGCCGGACCATAGCCGACCTTGAAAACGAGGACGAAATAAAACAGAGCCATATTCTGGAAGCCCTCCAATATAGGCCAAAAAGCAATTTCTAA
- a CDS encoding NYN domain-containing protein: protein MAVIKHREQRVAILIDVQNMYHSARNLFGKRVNFKEVLKAAVAGRKLVRAIGYVIKTESGEESAFFEALEKIGIEPKFKDLQIFAGGMKKADWDVGLTIDAVCLAPSVDAVVLITGDGDFMPLVDYLKGTYGMRVEIMAFGRSASGKLKEEADEFTDLGESSKFLLDLPHKSTK, encoded by the coding sequence ATGGCAGTGATAAAACATCGCGAACAGCGAGTGGCGATTTTAATTGACGTTCAAAACATGTATCACTCGGCGCGCAACCTCTTTGGCAAGCGCGTCAATTTTAAAGAGGTCCTGAAAGCGGCCGTTGCCGGCAGAAAGCTGGTGCGCGCTATCGGCTATGTTATAAAAACGGAATCCGGAGAGGAATCGGCCTTCTTTGAAGCGCTGGAAAAAATAGGAATTGAGCCGAAATTCAAAGACTTGCAGATTTTCGCCGGCGGAATGAAAAAAGCCGACTGGGATGTCGGACTAACCATTGACGCCGTATGTCTCGCCCCGAGCGTAGACGCCGTAGTTTTAATAACCGGAGACGGAGACTTCATGCCGCTTGTTGATTATTTAAAAGGAACGTACGGCATGCGAGTCGAAATCATGGCCTTTGGCCGCTCGGCTTCAGGAAAACTCAAGGAGGAAGCCGATGAATTTACTGACCTGGGAGAATCGTCAAAATTTTTATTGGATCTTCCGCATAAATCAACAAAATAA